A window of the Sphaerobacter thermophilus DSM 20745 genome harbors these coding sequences:
- a CDS encoding ABC transporter permease gives MAVYALKRILLAVPTLLAVLTLIFIIVRVVPGDPATAALGDYASKEAVEALRQRMGLDKPLYIQYVDFLSGLLRGDLGRSLISSQPVIDQIRFALPHTIELALAAILIGLVLGIPVGIITAVRRNTMIDYFGRVLSLAGLSFPAFYLGILLLYFFSVRWRLFPTLGAGDFSDPLANLHHLALPAISLGLIETAYIGRMTRSVMINVLGDDYVRTARAKGLSNWVVLLRHGFRAALIPIVSLVGIFAISLIGSSVLTEIVFSRPGLGRLMVGAIRQRDYTTVQSIMVVYALFIVIINLITDLVYGLVDPRVRYD, from the coding sequence GTGGCTGTCTATGCGCTCAAGCGCATCCTCCTTGCAGTGCCGACACTCCTGGCGGTGCTGACGCTCATCTTCATCATCGTGCGCGTCGTGCCGGGCGACCCGGCCACGGCCGCGCTCGGCGACTACGCCTCGAAGGAGGCGGTCGAGGCCCTGCGCCAGCGCATGGGCCTCGACAAGCCGCTCTACATCCAATACGTCGACTTCTTGAGCGGCCTGCTCCGCGGCGACCTCGGCCGTTCGCTGATCAGCAGCCAGCCGGTAATCGATCAGATCCGCTTCGCGCTGCCGCACACGATCGAACTCGCCCTCGCCGCGATCCTCATCGGGCTGGTCCTCGGCATCCCCGTCGGGATCATCACCGCCGTCCGCCGCAACACGATGATCGACTACTTCGGGCGGGTTCTGTCGCTGGCGGGACTGTCCTTCCCGGCGTTCTATCTCGGCATCCTGCTCTTGTACTTCTTCTCGGTGCGCTGGCGCCTCTTCCCGACCCTCGGAGCCGGGGACTTCTCGGACCCGCTGGCCAACCTCCACCACCTGGCGCTGCCGGCCATCAGCCTCGGGCTGATCGAGACGGCCTACATCGGGCGCATGACCCGCTCGGTGATGATCAACGTCCTTGGCGACGACTACGTGCGAACGGCGCGAGCGAAGGGGCTGAGCAACTGGGTCGTCCTGCTGCGCCATGGCTTCCGCGCGGCCTTGATCCCTATCGTCTCGCTCGTCGGCATCTTCGCCATCTCGCTGATCGGCAGTTCGGTTCTGACGGAGATCGTCTTCTCGCGGCCGGGGCTGGGACGGTTGATGGTCGGGGCGATCCGCCAGCGCGACTACACGACCGTGCAGTCGATCATGGTCGTCTACGCGTTGTTCATCGTCATCATCAACCTGATCACTGATCTCGTATACGGACTGGTCGATCCTCGCGTAAGGTACGATTAG
- a CDS encoding ABC transporter permease has product MAQAEATLPSVRYVSQRRRIWRTFSQNRAALLGLAMVAIIVFVALAAPLLAPHDPLAQSVVNRLTPPGEGYPLGRDDYGRDILSRIIYGARAALLVGILSVAFGGLLGTAMGTIAGFRGGRVETTIMRVVDVMLAFPDLITGLLVAAVLGGGMTNLVLAIGLTIAPRFARVAHGPTLSLKNKDFVEAARALGARDGRLLLVHIVPNVAGELLVLASLWTASAIRLEASLSFIGLGVQPPTPSWGQMIRDGTLHLTDVPLFSLAPGIALLLTVLAFNLLGDGLRDALDPRAQA; this is encoded by the coding sequence GTGGCACAGGCCGAAGCAACACTCCCATCTGTCAGGTACGTCTCGCAGCGGAGGCGCATCTGGCGCACCTTCTCCCAGAATCGGGCCGCCCTGTTGGGCCTCGCCATGGTGGCGATCATCGTCTTCGTGGCACTGGCCGCTCCGCTGCTGGCACCGCATGACCCACTCGCGCAGAGCGTGGTCAACCGCCTCACCCCACCCGGCGAGGGCTATCCCCTGGGCCGGGACGACTACGGGCGTGACATCCTCTCGCGCATCATCTACGGCGCCCGCGCCGCGCTCCTGGTCGGCATCCTCTCGGTCGCCTTCGGCGGCCTGCTCGGCACGGCGATGGGCACCATCGCAGGGTTCCGCGGTGGTCGGGTGGAGACGACCATCATGCGGGTCGTCGACGTCATGCTCGCCTTCCCGGACCTCATCACCGGGCTGCTCGTGGCCGCGGTGCTCGGCGGGGGCATGACCAACCTGGTTCTGGCCATCGGGCTGACCATCGCTCCACGCTTCGCCCGCGTGGCCCACGGCCCGACGCTATCGCTCAAGAACAAGGATTTCGTCGAAGCCGCCCGTGCCCTGGGCGCCCGCGACGGCCGGCTCCTACTGGTGCACATCGTGCCCAATGTCGCCGGCGAGTTGCTGGTGCTTGCCAGCCTCTGGACCGCCTCAGCCATCCGGCTGGAGGCCAGCCTGAGCTTCATCGGCCTGGGTGTGCAGCCGCCGACGCCGAGCTGGGGCCAGATGATCCGCGACGGGACGCTCCACCTGACGGACGTGCCGCTCTTCTCCCTCGCCCCGGGGATCGCTCTGCTGCTGACGGTGCTCGCCTTCAACCTCCTGGGCGACGGCCTTCGCGACGCGCTTGACCCCAGGGCGCAGGCGTGA
- a CDS encoding ABC transporter permease — protein sequence MSQYILRRLFWLVPTMLAISLVTFVVMHATPGSPLQPDAPNANPLPPAAQQNLARKWGLDKPLHIQYMTFLKNALRGDFGTSYVHKTSTVMEILQRTFPVSLHLGTMALLLAIFVGIPLGVLAAVNQNGPIDYVCSFIATLGVAVPNFVLAIFLIVVFVLGLGVIPRTGGWTSPVDWILPTIALGLGPLGILARYTRSSMVEVMRQDYMRTAQAKGLSQRAVVLGHAVKNGLLPPLTILGPMFAAVGTGSFFVETLFRVPGMGRFFVDSMIARDYPLIMAIILLYGIFLAIMNLVVDILYSVVDPRIRLA from the coding sequence ATGAGTCAGTATATCCTGCGCCGCCTCTTCTGGCTGGTGCCAACCATGCTGGCAATCTCACTTGTGACGTTTGTAGTCATGCACGCCACACCCGGCTCACCCCTGCAACCCGACGCACCCAACGCCAACCCGCTGCCCCCCGCCGCCCAGCAGAACCTCGCCCGCAAGTGGGGTCTGGATAAGCCCTTGCACATCCAGTACATGACCTTCCTGAAGAACGCCCTGCGAGGCGACTTCGGCACCTCCTACGTCCACAAGACCAGCACCGTCATGGAGATCCTCCAGCGCACCTTCCCGGTGTCGCTGCACCTCGGCACCATGGCGCTCCTGCTCGCGATCTTCGTCGGCATCCCGCTCGGCGTCCTGGCCGCGGTCAACCAGAACGGCCCGATCGACTACGTGTGTAGCTTCATCGCGACGCTGGGCGTCGCCGTGCCGAACTTCGTCCTGGCCATCTTCCTGATCGTCGTCTTCGTGCTCGGGCTGGGCGTCATCCCACGCACCGGCGGCTGGACCAGCCCAGTCGATTGGATCCTGCCGACCATCGCACTCGGGCTCGGCCCGCTGGGCATTCTGGCCCGCTACACCCGCTCCAGCATGGTCGAGGTGATGCGCCAGGACTACATGCGGACCGCCCAGGCGAAGGGGTTGTCGCAGCGCGCGGTGGTCCTCGGGCACGCGGTCAAGAACGGCCTGCTGCCCCCCTTGACCATCCTCGGCCCGATGTTCGCCGCTGTCGGCACCGGGTCCTTCTTCGTCGAGACCCTGTTCCGCGTGCCCGGGATGGGCCGCTTCTTCGTCGACAGCATGATCGCCCGCGACTACCCGCTGATCATGGCGATCATCCTCCTCTACGGGATCTTCCTGGCGATCATGAACCTGGTCGTGGACATCCTCTACAGTGTGGTGGATCCACGCATTCGGCTGGCCTGA
- a CDS encoding ABC transporter permease codes for MDALGSRREETLAPSTTEGGRQASKTLASLARPHRTLWQDAMRRLIANRLALAGGIIILLIALMAIFAPLIAPYPYDKPNYSAISQFPSRDFPMGTDLTGRDMLSRMIYGAQVSMLVGIGAQVIVFLIGVPIGAIAGYAAGKTDTILMRFVDVMYAFPQLLFVILIMAALGRGLQNIFIAIGITGWVTIARLTRAEFLSMREKDFIQAARAAGAGPWRLITRHMLPNALTPIVVALTFGVPEAIFTEASLSFIGVGINPPRPSWGQMVGEYFPYLQSYWFLALFPAIAIAVVMMSFTFFGNGLRDALDPRMQQK; via the coding sequence ATGGATGCGCTCGGCTCGCGTCGTGAAGAGACGCTGGCACCGTCGACTACCGAGGGCGGCCGCCAGGCTTCAAAGACATTAGCCAGCCTTGCCCGTCCGCACCGCACCCTGTGGCAGGACGCAATGAGGCGACTGATCGCCAACCGCCTGGCACTGGCCGGGGGGATCATCATCCTGCTCATCGCGCTGATGGCGATCTTCGCGCCCCTGATCGCGCCCTACCCATACGACAAGCCCAACTATAGCGCCATTTCGCAGTTCCCCAGCCGGGATTTCCCGATGGGTACTGACCTGACCGGGCGCGACATGCTGAGCCGCATGATCTACGGCGCCCAGGTGTCGATGCTGGTCGGCATCGGCGCTCAGGTGATCGTCTTCCTGATCGGCGTCCCGATTGGAGCAATCGCCGGGTACGCCGCCGGTAAGACCGACACCATCCTGATGCGCTTCGTCGACGTGATGTACGCCTTCCCCCAACTCTTGTTCGTGATCTTGATCATGGCCGCGCTCGGGCGGGGCCTGCAGAACATTTTCATTGCCATCGGTATCACCGGCTGGGTTACCATCGCCCGGCTGACCCGCGCCGAGTTCCTGTCGATGCGTGAGAAGGACTTTATCCAGGCGGCGCGCGCCGCCGGGGCCGGGCCCTGGCGGCTGATTACCCGCCACATGCTGCCGAATGCGCTGACCCCCATCGTCGTGGCGCTCACCTTCGGCGTGCCGGAGGCCATCTTCACCGAGGCAAGCCTGAGCTTCATCGGCGTGGGCATCAACCCGCCGCGCCCGAGCTGGGGGCAGATGGTTGGTGAGTATTTCCCGTACCTGCAGTCGTACTGGTTCCTCGCGCTCTTCCCGGCGATAGCGATCGCGGTGGTCATGATGTCCTTCACCTTCTTCGGCAACGGCCTGCGCGACGCGCTCGACCCACGCATGCAGCAGAAGTAG